The Oncorhynchus clarkii lewisi isolate Uvic-CL-2024 unplaced genomic scaffold, UVic_Ocla_1.0 unplaced_contig_6257_pilon_pilon, whole genome shotgun sequence genome includes the window gtggagactatatacagggggtaccagtacagagtcaatgtggaggttatatacagggggtaccggtacagagtcaatgtggaggctatatacagggggtaccagtacagagtcaatgtggaggctatatacagggggtaccagtacagagtcaatgtggaggctatatacagggggtaccagtgcagagtcaatgtggaggctatatacagggggtaccagtacagagtcaatgtggaggctatatacaggaggtaccagtacagagtcaatgtggaggctatacacagggggtaccagtacagagtcaatgtagaggctatatacagggggtaccagtacagagtcaatgtagaggctatatacaggaggtaccggtacagagttaatgtggaggctatatacaggaggtaccggtacagagtcaatgtggaggctttatacagggggtaccagcacagagtcaatgtggaggctatatacagggggtaccagtacagagttaatgtggaggctatatacagggggtaccagtacagagtcaatgtggaggctatatacaggaggtacttgTACatagtgaatgtggaggctatatacaggaggtaccagtacagagtcaatgtggaggctatatataggaggtaccagtacagagtcaatgtggaggctatatacagggggtaccagtacagagtcaatgtggaggctatatacaggaggtaccagtacagagttaatctGAATAACTTCAACATGGACAATATGAGAACACTGATGGCTCAATATGGTTTTCTGAGGGATGACGGCTTCATATTCATTCCatattctctgctcaacaacactgactgagaatcaatctggttgattctctgctcacaACAAACTTTGCTGTGTCCAGGCTGTCACTTCTGTCATCAGCTACTAACACCAGTGCTGTACCTTTGTCCTTGTCCCTGGATGACGGCTTCCTGCTCCCTCTTCCATAGTGAGAACACTGATGGCTCAACATGGTTTTCTGAGAGACTGGATGACGGCTGCCTGCTCAATCTTCCATAGTGGGAACACTGCTAGCTCAACATGGGCTTCCTGGTTATGAAAGAAAGTGTGATGGTCAATGGTAGCCACTCCCATTGTTTGAAGCAGTTGTGGTCTTTGTTGGCATGTATCCAGACCCCAGAATGGTAGTAGAAAGGAGCCTGTTCCCTGCATGCTTCCTCACAATCATTGGCTGCCTCAACCACACCCCCACCTgacttcattcctacagccttcatctccgtccctggagtctcttcactgactgatcttcattcctacagccttcatcaccatccctggagtctcttcactgactgatcttcattcctacagccttcatctccgtccctggagtctcttAACCGAGTAAGTATAGATAGTATAAGAAACCTGCCCCATTCTACTTGTCTATTATCTTTGTTTAGAAATAGTCATTTGTGTGACCTACTGATTTTCcctacaatttatttatttttcaatgcCAACAGACAATTTGTTAGTTCGTTTGACATGGTGGGttctttttgtgtcagtaaaaatgTATAAGGGAGAAATGGCGATGGAAActcctttatgcgcaaatatttatataataaccatcacatcttagttaacttggagtcacgtgatgaaATGTTGATTGTTCCTCCCACTACGATTTGGGaacccatgcagtttattaggctacagatgaaataagttatgaactcagggtggtgaaagtgcacgtgaTGAGCTTGggctggcagggtagcctagtggttagagcgttggactagtaaccgaaaggttgcaagttcatatccccgagctgacaaggtacaaatctgtcgttctgcagttaacccactgttcctagaccagttaacccactgttcctagaccagttaacccactgttcctagaccagttaacccactgttcctagaccagttaacccactgttcctagaccagttaacccactgttcctagaccagtgttcccaggccgtcattgaaaatgtgaatttgttcttaaataaaaatgctcctttccaatacattttgagggtcttattctggtgacatttgacaaataaaataataatctcatcattcgGGTAACAACGTTTATTCAACCAGTCGGAGGCTTGTAAAATGCCTAATTTGAAGGTCTTATTCTGATTATCAATGGTGCTGGAGGAATGACACACTCAGATAAACACACAATGTCAGACTTTAAAAAAGGACCATTTAAACACATGGAATCTGATCTACTCTGTATTCAAACTGACAGACTCCATATTCAGTTTTATTTTCTAATGAaaacatacaaatatattttagagtaTGCTTTGTACAATTCAATTTCATCTGGTAAAAACAATTAAACACAGTCAATAAAATAAGACAATgggagcactgtgtatgttctctgatgaattttaagtcaatgtgatgtgaaatatcaGTTTACACAGTAGGATAAGTTATTTTTCTCTGTGTGGATCCTCACCTGCCTTATAAGTGACATTTGCAAGGCTTCTCCCATgggtgtattctctcatgtcttttcaggcTCCCTAAATGGTTAAAACTCATTCCACACAGGGAGCAATGGAAAGACTTCGGTGTGTGTCCACATGTCTTTTCATGTTTCCTAACAtgctaaaactctttccacactgggcgcAACGGTATGGCTTCTCCCCAGTGTGTATTCGCTCATGAGTTATTAGGCCTCCTAACctgttaaaactctttccacaatgggagcagtggtaaggcttctcccctgtgtgtattcggcCATGAACTTTCAGGCTTCCTTGCTGTCTAAAACCTTTTCCAcaatgggagcagtggtaaggcttctcccctgtgtgtattcggcCATGAGCTTTCAGGCTTCCTTGCTgtctaaaactctttccacactgggcgcAACGGTATGGCTTCTCCCCAGTGTGTATTCGCAGATGAGACTGCAGGTTTACTAACATGcgaaaactctttccacaatgggtgcaatggtatggcttctcccctgtgtgtaatCGTGCATGAGATTGCAGGTTTCCTAACGAgccaaaactctttccacactgggcgcaacggtatggcttctcccctgtgtgtattcgctcATGAGTTATTAGGCCTCCTAACctgttaaaactctttccacaatgggagcagtggtaaggcttctcccctgtgtgtattcggcCATGAACTGTCAGGCTTCCTTGCTGTCTAAAACCTTTTCCAcaatgggagcagtggtaaggcttctcccctgtgtgtattcggcCATGAGCTTTCAGGCCTCCTAACCTGttaaaacactttccacactgggagcagtggtaaggcttttccCCTGTGAGACTCTTCTCATGTCTTTTCAGGCTTCCTAACTTGGCAAAACTCTTTCCAATCTGGGAGCAGagtcttgctggtttggacgtctCTGGTTCCTCCAAGTTTGGTTttcctcctgccaaagacagtgttTATTTAAAGAGAGAACAGAATTACATCTCCACATGATAAAACTGCCTTGCTATGAGGTTTAATCCAAATCAGATCCCTCAATAACCGGAGGTCAGTTTTCAAACATTTCATCATTTAAAACAATCTtggtgtgattttaaaacaaatgttgtaGAGCTTCCTGGTAATATGTTTACTTACTTATTCATATTCTTAATTTTCTTTCTGTTTTAGAAGTCAGAACACAAACAACTAAACAGTTCTACGACACTCAAGACACAGACATCTCTGGATTCCTATCGAGcaggtggttctaaatatataaccttcatagctgtatgatacagaatgcgacctacacacttccttaaaccTAAAATAAGTAATTTTGtcaaaaaacaatattttttttcattGGAGACAAAGCACCTCTGTAACATCTCCCCGTTGTCTCAATGGTTTGACACATGATGTTGAAAtggcacatttttttatttagatTAGATCATTTTGATTAATCACTAATGGAATGGTATtttgggtaaaataaaaataatgaaatattTGGGGCAGACTTTTTAAAAAggattattatatttatattttttacccccttttttgcCCCAATTTTCGTcaattgtctcatcgctacaactcccgtacggactcgggagaggcgaacgtcatgcgtcctccgaaacacaaccgcAATGCATCTTGACACGATGCACaattaacccagaagccagccgcacttatgtgtcggaggaaataccttacacctggcgaccgtgtcagcgtgcattagcccggcccgccacaggagagcacgatgggacaaggacatcctgaccggccaaaccctcccccaacccggacgacgccggaCCAATTGGCTCTCCCGGTTGTGGTCGGCTGCGACACAGCTGGGTATCAAACCAGAATCTGTCGGCAAacggtgactactttgaagattcacttaacccttttttggttactatatgatttcaTATGTAATATTTTATAGCTTTGAtgtcttgtcacaacacaactgattggctcgaacgcattaagaaggaaagaaattccacaaattaccaaggcacatctgttaattaattgaaatgcattccaggtgacttcctcatgaagctggttgagagaaggccaagagtgtgcaaggcaaagggtggctactttgaataatttgtttaacacttttggttactgtatgattccataagtgttatttcatagttttgatgtcttcactacttttctaaaatgtagaaattagtacaaataaagaaaaacccttgaatgagtagttgtgtgtcctaaattttgactggtactgtatatggccGATTCCGTGGGAAAGTCAACCTGAACATGTGTAACGGAGGTTAGAGCGTGCCGTAAACTCActtcacagctagcttgaaaCGTCACAGATGGAGCTGTCCAACTGGTACcagctatcaaatcaaatcacattttattgttaacatacacatggttagcagatgttaatgtgagtgtagcgaaatgcttgtgcttctagtttcgaccagtagtaataacagcagtaatatctaacaagtcatcagtagtaataacagtaataacagcagtaataacagtaataacagcagtaatatcagtaataacagcagtaatatcagtaataacagcagtaatatcagtaataaaAGCAGTAATATCTATCTATCAAgtcatctaacaatttcacaacaactaccgtttacacagtgtaaaggaattaattagaatatgtacatataaatatatggatgaattagaatatgtacatataaatatatggatgaataagaata containing:
- the LOC139400689 gene encoding zinc finger protein 79-like, whose product is MLLIDYSSAFNTIVPSKLVIKPETLRLDPALCNWVLDFLTGRPKCCVAADHNRESQLVRRRPGGKPNLEEPETSKPARLCSQIGKSFAKLGSLKRHEKSLTGEKPYHCSQCGKCFNRLGGLKAHGRIHTGEKPYHCSHCGKGFRQQGSLTVHGRIHTGEKPYHCSHCGKSFNRLGGLITHERIHTGEKPYRCAQCGKSFGSLGNLQSHARLHTGEKPYHCTHCGKSFRMLVNLQSHLRIHTGEKPYRCAQCGKSFRQQGSLKAHGRIHTGEKPYHCSHCGKGFRQQGSLKVHGRIHTGEKPYHCSHCGKSFNRLGGLITHERIHTGEKPYRCAQCGKSFSMLGNMKRHVDTHRSLSIAPCVE